TAGCCCTAACTTTAATCCAGGGAGAAATAACACATAAAGCTTGTAGCTTTGCTACACCTTGTTAGAATCAGCCGGATGAAAAAAGTTCAAAACATAGTTCACAATACTGCTAAGACTATCGCTAATATAGCTCACAGCCAATCTCAGGCTAAAACGCGTAATTTAGCGCGTAAAGTCGCCTCTCGCATTAGCCTAATCGGAATAATGGCCATTATTCTTGCCGGTTGCAGCACCGCACCGCCAAAAAACAGCGCTAATATTTGCGAAATCTTTCATGAGCATCGTAGTTGGTATGACGAAGCGGCAAAAGTGCGCGATAAATGGGGCGTGCCTATTCATATCCCCATGAGCATCATGTATCAAGAAAGCAGCTTTAAGCATAATGCCCGGCCACCCATGCGTTGGTTCCTCGGTTTTATCCCTTATGGCCGAGCCAGTACAGCTTATGGTTACTCGCAAGCTAAAACCGTTACTTGGGATGAATACGTTAAAGAAGCCGATCGGTTTTGGGTAAGTCGCGACAACTTTGGCGACGCCATGGACTTTATGGGCTGGTATATCGACAAAACCCATCGTTTAAATAAAGTCTCTAAATGGGATGGTTATCACCAATACTTAAATTATCACGAAGGCTGGGGCGGTTATCGTCGCGGTTCTTACAAAAGTAAAACCTGGTTAGTGAATACCGCAAAAAAGTGGATAACCGGGCAAAAACCTATGCCGCACAATTAAATCAATGTGAAGACGACTTAAAACGCGGCTGGTTATGGCGCCTGTTCTGGGGCTAGCCCTAATTAACAGAATATGGGGTCAGTGCACATAGAATATGGGGTCAGTGTACATTAATTTTTGTTAATTTACTCCGAGCCCGCATCAATACTAAGCTAACTGATACAGGTCTAGTAAAAATCGATGCTAATGCTGTTACCGTTATTGCAGAATTTTTCTGCAAACTGCTGTTTCTGTTCTGCAGTAAACTTCCACGCTAACGGCACCATTTGAATTAAAGCTAACACATCAGCCGGCTGGCTAAAGTCTAAGCGAAAGCTCAGTCTTTGCCGCTGCTGATGGCTAAAGCCGGCTATCTGTTCAATCGCATCATCATGTAATCTTGGTTCCGCATATACCGCTTGTTTCATTTCAAACAAATGCTCAGGCCCGGGTGTCACCGTTAATAAATAACCATCTTGTTTTAGCACTCGCACTAACTCATCAGCCGCCGAAGGCGCATAAATACGCACTATGCTATCAAAACACTGATCAATAAAAGGCAGCTTAAAAGCGCTAGCAACGCAAAACTGCAGTTGTTTATTGGATTTCGCTGCTTGTTTAATGGCATTTTTTGAAATGTCTAAACCGTAAATTTGGCATTGCGGCAAGGCTTGCTGTATTTGGCCACTGTAATAGCCCTCACCACAGCCTAAATCTAATAATTGCTTAACCTGTAACGGTTGTAGCATCTTACTTACTGCATCGGCTAACGGCTGATACCAACCGGCATGCAAAAAGTCGCGTCTAGCCTGCATCATTTCTTTATTATCACCAGGTGCTTTAGAATTTTTTTGTTGCACTGGCAATAAGTTAACATAGCCTTCTTTAGCGATATCAAAACTATGGTTCTGACTACAGCTAAACAATTTATCAGTGGCAGTTAAAGGACGTTGGCAAAGCGGACATTGATACATAATACAATCTAAACAGAAAAATTGACGCTAAGTGTAGCAGTTGCGCAGTGTTTTAAGCAAAGCCTTGCTATAATGTCCGCAGCCAAATAATGCATTTTTAAGCAACAATTTGCTTAATGTCTTTTAAGACGAAATCGTTACAACCTTTATTACGACAGTGGAGCCGTGATGCAAGACCTAGAACTCTGGACCTTAGACGAACTGTGCGATCACGCCTTTGATATATTCGAAGAGCTAGCCGCTGACAACCTTTCAGCCATAGATTACTCCATGTACCAACAAAATGCCGACAGCCGAGGCTTTGTTGATCTAGTGCCACCCACAGAAGACTGGGTTGAAATTATGATGCAAGACATTGAGCCAGAGCTACAACTTGAAGCCCAAATTGGCTTAAGCGGCATAGATGGCGAAGCCGATATGGTATTAGCGCGCATATTACTCAGCCGCGAAAAACACGATTCGCTATGTCACGCTCAATGGCGCGGCCAATAAAGGCCAACAAAATAAAAAGGGTCAGAGTGATTTAATTGTTTAATTAAATCACTCTGACCCTTTTTATCTGTCCCTGTAGACGCATAAAAAAAGCCCGTGCACTTTATTACAAGTAGCACGGGCTTTTTGCTATAGCCTTAAGCCATAATTTATAGCTTTAATTTATAACTTAGTGCACGCCGTGCATGCGTTTTCTTAGCCAAGGGCTAAGTAATAGCATAAACACACCAAAACCAATGCCGACATAGAATAAGAAGCTAAATAGCTCGTTATAAGAGGCAAGGGCGGTTGGGATGTCGGCTACTTGACCCGCTTGAGTGTCAATAGCGGCTAACTTAGCTAATTGGGTAGCCAGTACTTCTGAGTAGGCCGTGGCTAAGAACCAAGCACCCATCATTACACCCACTACTTTTGGTACAGCAAGCTTAGTAACAGCCGATAAGCCCACTGGCGATAAGCACAGCTCACCCATGGTATGTAAGGCATAAGCTAAGACTAACCACCAGGCACCCACTAAGCCGGCTTCGTTAGGGTGGTTGGCACCGTATACTAAAGCACCAAAACCTAAACCAGCTTGAATAATACCTAAGGCAAATTTAACTGGGGTACTAGGTTCAATTTTGCGTCTGGCCAAGGCAATCCATAACCAAGCAAATAACGGTGCAAACAGAATAATAAAGAACGCATTTAAGGCACCAAACTGGCCAGCAGTAGCTTCAAAACCCCAGATGCTACGGTCTAACACGCGGTCAGCATATAGCGTCATGGATGATGCAGATTGCTCAAACAATGCCCAGAACACTACGGTAGAAACCGTTAATACAATTAACACTGTCATACGGTCACGTTCTTCTTTAGTACATTGGGTCACCATAAACCAAATAATACCAAACAGAACAATGAAAGATAAACCGACTAAAGTGTTGTGCACTACTGGGTTATATTGCACCAGCTGCCACATTAAGGCTAACGCAGGGATGGTCGCAAAATAAATTAGCCATTCGCGGTTAATACCAGCAAACACTTTTTGTTTTAATAAAGCAGGGTTGCTTGGTTCGGCATAACCGAATAAGTACTTTTGGCCGCTTAAAAAGATAATTAAGCCCAGTACCATACCAATACCCGCTAAACCAAAGCCGTAGCCCCAGCCGTAGGTTTCACCTAAATAGGTCACTGATAAAGTAGCGATAAACGAGCCCAAGTTAATACCCATATAAAAGATGGTAAAACCTGAGTCACGACGCGCATCTTCTTTACCGTATAACTGACCAACAATCGTAGAGATATTTGGCTTTAAAAAGCCCACACCCATAATGATTAAAGCCAGTGAGAAATAAAACACCTGAATGGCGCCGTTATCTCGTATTACCTCGCCGTCTACCATATAGGCTTGAAAGCCTTCATAGGCTAAGCCTAAGTGGCCTAAACAGAGTAAAATAGCACCAAAGGTTACCGCTTTACGCATACCTAAATAACGGTCGGCTAACATACCGCCAATTACCGGCATCGCATACACTAAGCCGGCATAGCTGCCTAACACGTCTAAGCCGCCAGCATCACTAAATAAGTGGTACTTTGTTAAATATAACAACAGCAGATATTTCATTCCGTAAAATGAAAACCGCTCCCACATTTCGGTAAGAAAGCACACATAAAGCCCGACCGGATGGCCGAGAAACTGTGGCTGGTTTTCGGGCACTGCCGCAATATTGCTAGAGTCAGTCATGGATTCCCCAGGATTGTTAGAATTATATTCTTCGCTTAATTTGTACGAAGTTGCACTGGATTATGCATTTCTAACTGCGGCTTGTCACCCGTTAACGTGCGACTAAAGTCGAAAATATGCCGTATTTGCAGTTGATTCAGGTCTGGTTAAGGGCAGATGTAACAGAACCTGAGTAAATTTTATTTTGTTGTATCAAATAGTTTCTGCCGAACAGCGGTCATTCTGGGCCGACAAAGCGCAAAAGTGATAGGGCGGGTGATTACAGGGTAGCTAATTAGCAATAAAACCATATAACCGACTATTTCCCAGCCAGTGCTACGCGCAATCAACAAAAACAACGGGGTTAAGATTAACAGCTTAATGATGTTAAGCATTACTTTGGTTGGCGCAGGCAGTTGATCCGCAGTAAGCCGAATAACTTGCATCCGCTGATTAAGATCTAAGCCGGCTAACTCTGGAATGCCGCGGCTACTAAAATACAACATAATAAGTTCCTACTATAGTAATAATGCGTAAAGTGAACAGTATTTAATCTAGTATTAATAACAAGGTAAATAAACTGGCCCACTAGTAACAGATAACCCCTAGTTTACCTGTTTGATCTATCGCTTTAAAAGCGCTTTTGGTAAGCTTTATGGTATTGATTTTATGAGGTGTAATAATGTTAAAAGTGTTAAGCGTGTTTGGCACTCGGCCAGAAGCAATTAAAATGGCGCCATTGGTCAATTTATTAAAGCAACAAGACCATATTGAAAGCCGGGTTTGTGTGACGGGACAGCATCGTGAAATGCTCGATCAAGTATTAAAACTTTTTGATATTACACCCGAGTATGACTTAGCCATTATGAAAACCGGCCAAGACTTATACGACGTTACCACCAGCATTCTATTAAATATTAAGCCAGTATTGCGTGATTTTAAGCCCGACGTAGTATTAGTGCATGGCGATACCAGCACTACCTTTGCGGCAGCCTTAGCCTGTTATTATGAAAAAGTCGCAGTCGGCCATGTTGAAGCAGGCTTACGCACCGGCAATATTTATAGCCCGTGGCCAGAAGAAGCCAACCGCAAACTAACCAGTGCTATCACTCGTTATCACTTAGCGCCAACAGAAGCGTCTAAGCAAAACTTATTAAACGAAAACGTAAATCCGGCGCATATCGCTGTTACTGGCAACACCGTTATTGATGCCTTATTGCAAGTAGTCGATAAAATATCTAGCGACCCAGAGCTTTCTACTCAATACGCCAAGCAATTTCCATATGGCCAAGATGGTCGGCGCTTAGTGCTCGTCACAGGTCATCGCCGCGAAAGTTTTGGTGCTGGTTTTGATAATATTTGTGCTGCACTAAAACAAATTGCGCTACAATTTCCCGATTGCGATTTAGTGTATCCAGTGCACTTAAACCCTAATGTACGCGAACCGGTATTCCGTTTATTAGCCGATGCGCCAAACGTGCACTTAATTGAACCGCAAGATTATTTACCCTTTGTGTATTTAATGAGCCGCAGCACTTTAGTACTTACCGACTCAGGTGGTATTCAAGAAGAAGCGCCGTCTTTGGGTAAACCGGTATTAGTCATGCGCGATACCACAGAACGGCCAGAAGCCGTAGATGCGGGTACTGTAAAATTAGTTGGCACAGACAAAAATAAAATAGTTGAAGAAGTAACTAAGCTATTAACAGATAAAGCCTATTACGACAGCATGAGCTTTGCCCATAATCCGTATGGTGATGGCAAAGCCTGTCAGCGCATTATCGATGTTATTAGCCAACAAGCCTAACTTCAACTAAAGAAATAGAGGATTAAGATGGATATTTTAGCAACCCTACAGCAAGGAAAGGGCCGCTGGTTAGTTACTGGTTGTGCTGGTTTTATTGGCTCGAACTTAGTTGAAACCTTATTAAAATATAATCAAACCGTAGTTGGGCTTGATAACTTCGCCACCGGTCATCAGCATAACTTGCATCAAGTGCAGCAACTGGTAAGTGAGCAACAATGGCAAAACTTTAGCTTTATTGAAGGCGACATTCGTACTTTTAGCGATTGCCAGTTAGCCTGCGAAGGTGTTGACTATGTACTCCACCAAGCTGCACTGGGTTCAGTGCCACGCTCTATTAACGATCCAATCGCCACCAACGAAACTAATATCAGTGGTTTTTTAAATATGCTGCAAGCCGCGCGCGAAGCTAAGGTTAAGCGCTTTGTGTATGCCGCTTCTAGTTCTACTTATGGCGATCATCCGGCATTACCTAAAGTAGAAGCTAATATTGGCCAGCCTTTATCACCTTATGCCGTCACTAAATACGTTAACGAGCTGTACGCCGATGTGTTCTCGCGCACCTATGGTTTTCATAGCGTAGGCCTGCGTTATTTTAATGTATTTGGCCCAAGACAAGATCCAAACGGCGCTTATGCAGCAGTGATCCCAAAATGGACCGCCGCCATGATTGCCGATCAAGATGTGCATATTAATGGCGATGGCGAAACTAGCCGTGATTTCTGCTTTGTCGCCAATGCCGTGCAAGCTAACTTACGCGCCGCATTAAGCCCAATAGAAAAAAGCGAAGTGTTTAACGTTGCCGTAGGTGACAGAACCACCCTAAACCAACTGTTTGATGCCTTGGTACACTGCTTAGCCGATAACAACGTGCAATATGCTCGCGCACCACATTACGGCGACTTCCGTGCTGGCGATGTCAGGCATTCACAAGCCGATATCAGTAAAGCACAACAAATGTTGGGATATGAACCGCAATTTAAAATTCTCGACGGCTTAAAACAAGCCATGCCGTGGTATGTGGGGCAGCAGAGCGATTAGTTGTGAGTTATGAGTGTTGAGTTATGAGTTGCTGCGGTCACTAAACACTAAACACTAAACACTAAACACTAAACACTAAACACTGCAGCGATCAGCTGAAGTCACCGCTCTTAATAATAATTATGGACGACTCTGTATGACAGATTTAAAAAACGTAAACATCGCTATTATCGGCTTGGGCTATGTTGGTTTGCCGTTAGCGGTCGAGTTTGGTAAACATTACCCCACTATGGGTTTTGATATTAACCAAGCCCGAGTGACCGAGTTAAGCCAAGGCCGTGATCATACTTTAGAAGTCAGTCCAGATGAATTAAAGCTAGCAACCCAGCTTAGTTTTAGTAGCCAAATAGCTGATTTAGAGCGGGCTAATATCTATATCGTTACAGTGCCAACGCCTATTGATAAACACCGTCAGCCCGATTTAACACCGTTAATTAAAGCCTCAGAAACTTTAGGTAAAGTTATTCGTAAAGGCGATATCGTTATTTACGAATCAACTGTTTACCCTGGTGCAACTGAAGAAGACTGTATTCCAGTTGTCGAGCGCGTATCGGGGCTTAAATACAATGTCGACTTTTTTGCCGGTTACAGCCCAGAGCGGATTAACCCAGGCGATAAAGAACACCGCGTAACTACGATTAAAAAAGTTACCTCGGGTTCAACGCCAGAGATTGCCGAGCAAGTCGATGCACTGTACAGCAGCATAATCACCGCCGGTACCTATAAAGCCAGCTCTATTCGCGTGGCCGAAGCAGCTAAAGTAATTGAAAACACCCAGCGCGACTTAAATATTGCCCTAATTAATGAGCTAGCAGTTATCTTTAATAAACTCGGTATCGACACCGAAGAAGTATTATTAGCCGCTGGTACAAAGTGGAATTTTTTACCGTTCAGGCCAGGCCTAGTAGGCGGCCACTGTATAGGTGTCGACCCATACTACTTAACCCATAAAGCGCAATCTATTGGCTATAACCCAGAAGTTATCCTCGCAGGTCGGCGCATTAACGACAGTATGGGCCGCTATGTTATTAGCGAACTGGTTAAAGCCATGATCAAACGTCGCATCCACGTAGCTGGCGCAAAAGTATTAGTATTAGGCTTAACCTTTAAAGAAAACTGCCCAGATATTCGCAACACCAAAGTGGTAGACATGCTAACCGAACTAGCCGAATACGGGGTTCAAGCCGACGTATACGACCCATGGGTAGACCCAGCCCAAGCCGAACACGAATACGGTATCACACTAGTACAGCAACCCAACCCAGCACACTACGACGCAGCAATAGTCGCAGTAGCGCACAATCAATTTCGTGAACTAGGTGTAGTCGGCATCAAAGCCCTAATGAAAGAAAACCACGTGCTATATGACTTAAAATACCTGTTGCCAGCAAACAGCTGTGATTTAAGGCTTTAACCGAAAACATTAAAAAGGGTCAGAGTGATTTTAATTTAATTAAAATCACTCTGACCCTTTTTATTTGACCTATTTAATTTACGCCTCTGCTTATTTACATGGCCGGCCTTTAAGCCTGCGGCCAAAGCTAATATCATATTTATCAGTAAGCGCTGTAATAAATTCCTCATTTGCTAAAGGATAATTATGGTTTAGAGCTATGCGAATAGAGTTTAGATCTTCATCTGAAATATCGTGTGCAAATAATGCTCGATAGTTTGCTAGTCGTTGGTCTAACGTGTCAGCTAAATTTAAGTACACGCGATGCGGAGTGACAATATTAATATCTAAGCCTTTAGCGTTAGCGTGGTAGCTAGACCAATGATAATCCTCTGGATAAATAACCATATTTGCCCGAACGGGATTTAACTCAATGTAACGCTGACAAGTAAGAAAATATTGATCAGTGTCTACCAAGCTATCTTTAAATCGTCCATCCCATAACGTTCCCACTCGCTGATAGCGCTTATTAAAATAGTGAACGTAATCACGGCCCAAATTTTGTATCAGATTTGAAATTACGCCGTCTTGGTTAGCGGTTAGTAACATGTGAACATGATTGCTCATCAGCACAAAGGCATGTAGTTGCACATCATAACCAGTAAGATATCTAGCTAATATAGATAAATAGCAGGCTTTATCAGCATCGTCATAAAAACAATTTGAACGATTATGGCCTCGCTGTACTATATGGTAAGGCATTCCGGCTATTAAAATTCTCTTTCTACGCGGCATATTTCAATTGAAAATAAATTGTTAAGTAACGTTATTGAAATATAGCCAAGTAAATTATAAACGCAATAAAAAGGGTCAGAGTGATTTTAAGTGGATATAGAAAATCACTCTGACCCTTTTTATTTATCTGCTAAGATATCACTTATGAAAAAATCACAAAACATCAAAGGCATAGTGTTGGCTGGCGGCACTGGCAGCCGTTTATATCCGAGCACTCTTGGTGTCTCGAAGCAATTGTTGCCGGTCTATGATAAACCGATGATTTATTATCCTATTTCGGTATTAATGCTGGCGGGAATTCGAGATATTTTAATTATTACTACTGAGCAAGATCAAGCTAGCTTTCATAGATTGTTAGGTGATGGTAGTCGGCTAGGTGTTAATTTCAGTTATTGTATTCAAAATGCCCCAGATGGCCTTGCTCAAGCTTTTATTTTGGCTGAAGACTTTTTAGCTAATAGTCATGTTTGTTTAGTTTTAGGTGACAACATATTTTTCGGCCATGGTTTGGCCGATCTATTACATAAAGCAATAACAAATGTAATTGAACATAATAGCGCCACTGTGTTTGGTTATAGGGTTAGCAACCCTTCACGTTATGGAGTGGCAGCGTTTAACTCGCAAGGAAAAGTTGTCTCAATAGAAGAAAAACCTCAACAGCCAAAAAGTCGGTTTGCCGTTACAGGATTATACTTTTATCCTAACGATGTTATCGCAAAAGCAAAACTGGTGTTGCCATCAGCGCGCGGCGAGTTAGAAATTACTACTGTTAATCAAATGTTTTTAGCTGAGCAGCGTTTAGATGTAGAAATAATGGGCCGAGGTTTTGCTTGGTTAGATACTGGAACACATGAGAGTTTATTAGAAGCGTCTGCCTATATAGAAACCATAGAAAAACGGCAAGGATTAAAAGTCGCTTGTTTAGAAGAAATCGCTTTTGAAATGGGCTATATCAATAAAGAACAATTACTGGAACTTGCCAAACCGCTAGCAAATAATCAGTATGGTGAGTATCTCGTTTACATCGCCAACGGTGACGAATAAAAAGGGTCAGAGTGATTTTCATAAAATCACTCTGACCCTTTTTATGAAGGAAAAAATATGCTTTCACAATCTTTGCAACTGCCTGAAGTTTTGCTGCTAACCCCAAAAGTTCACTCAGATGAAAGGGGGTATTTTTTTGAGTGCTTCCGCCAACAACAGTTGCAGCAGTTGTTAGAGCGAGATATTCAGTTTGTGCAAGAAAACCAATCGCGTTCAAGCTTTGGTGTGTTGCGTGGGTTGCATTATCAGAGGCAGCCGCAAGCGCAAGCGAAATTGGTTAGGGTGGTGGAAGGCGAAGTGCTTGATGTAGTGGTGGATATCCGCCATGGTAGTCCGCGATTTGGTCAGACGGTGCAAACCGTATTAAGCGCTGAAAATAACCATCAGTTATTTATTCCGCATGGCTTTGCTCATGGTTTTTTAGTTTTAAGCCCACAAGCTACGGTGGTTTATAAAGTGGATAACTACTATTCAGCCCAGCATGATGCTGGCTTAGCTTATAATGATGCCAATCTTGCTATTAATTGGCCATTATCTGCTAAGCAATTAGTCATATCGACTAAAGATCAGCAACAACCTAAATTATCACAATTACAAAGCGAATTTAACTGGAAATGAAGCCAGTAAAGAAGAACAAGTAATGAAGCACTTACTTATCACCGGAGCCATGGGGCAGCTAGGCCAAAGCTTTACTGCTATTGCTAAACAGTGGCCACAATTCCAATTTACCTTTGCAGATAAAAAGCTGGCTGATATTACTAATCAGCTACAAATGGCTGCGCTTTTACGACAACTAAAACCCTACGCCGTGATCAACTGTGCCGCTTTTACTAATGTAGATTTAGCCGAGCAACAACCCGAATTAGCTTATGCCGTAAATGCCACAGCAGTAGAACAGCTGGCGCAATTATGCCGTGAAACAAATACCCTATTAGTGCATTTTAGTACTGACTATGTATTTTCAGGGCGACAGTTAGATGCGGGAGAGAATCAAACACCTTATACAGAGCAAGATCTGGCTGAACCGTTAAATGTCTATGGCGCAAGTAAATTGGCCGGCGAACAAGCCATGCTCAATATCGCCCCAGCAGGACTAATTCTGCGCAGCAGTTGGTTGTATAGCGCGTTTGGTCATAACTTTGCTCGCATTATTTACAATAAAATACAACAAGGCCTGCCTTTAAGAGTCGTTGCAGACCAAATAGGCAGCCCAACCTATGCTCCTGAACTGGCCGCGCTATGTTTGAAACTACTCTCTGCTGACCACTTTGCTACTACTCAGTTGCTACACTGTGCAGGGCAGGGCGAAGCCAGCTGGTATCAAGTCGCGCAAGAAATACAAAAATATACTAAACAACAAACAACCCTTACAGCGATAAGTAGTAATCAATGGCAGTCTGCTGCAACTCGGCCAAGCTATAGCGCGCTAAGCAGCCAGCAACTGCAGAAGCAATTTGGCCTCAGTTTGCCAGCTTGGCAGCAAAGCCTAGTAACCTGCTTAAATAAAATGGGTCAGAGTGATTAATTTGAATATCTTAATTACGGGTGGTGCGGGTTTTATAGGTACAGCCTTGGTCGAATATCTGCTAGCTAATACGCCTCATCAGTTATTGGTGTTAGATAAACTTACCTATGCCGCCAATTTAACAGCACTTGAACAGCATAAACAAAACGCTAGGTTACAGTTTGTGCAAGGCGATATTTGCGATGCTAGCTTGCTACAAACCTTATTTGCAGACTTTCAGCCCGATGCGATTATGCATTTAGCGGCAGAAAGCCATGTTGATCGCTCACTCAGTGGGCCAGCTGAGTTTATGCAAACCAATATTATAGGCAGCTACAACTTACTTGAAGCCAGCCGCCACTATTGGCAGCAACTGATACCTGCTAGACAAGCCCAGTTTCGCTTTTTACAAGTATCAACCGATGAAGTCTTTGGTGATTTAGGCAACAGTGGCGTGCACTTAAATAAAAAACTGTTCACTGAAAACCATGCCTACGCACCCAGCAGCCCCTATTCAGCCAGCAAAGCCAGTGCCGATCATTTAGTGCAGGCATGGCATCGCAGCTATGGCTTACCTACATTAATAAGCTATTGCAGTAATAACTATGGCCCTTGGCAACATGCAGAAAAACTAATACCCAAAGCCATTAATCATTTATTACAAGGCAAACCAGTACCATTATATGGTGATGGGCTACAAATACGCGATTGGTTATATGTAGATGATCATGTAGCCGCGTTATATTTAATACTAACCCAAGGTAAAGTAGGCCAAAGCTATGCTATAGGCGGTAATAGTCAAGTTAATAATCTAGCGCTAGTTCAACGAATAGCCGATATTATCGATAGTTTTGCAGAGCAAGGCTTATGTCAGCAATTCCAGCAACCTAGGCGAGAGTTAATTGAATTCGTTACCGATAGGCCAGGGCATGATCAATGTTATGGTATTGATAATACTAAAATAAGCCAGCAACTAAATTGGCAACCACAATATTCATTACAACAAGGCTTAGAGAAAACGCTAACACTCAGCTTTAAATAAAATGGGTCAGAGTGATTTTCACCTTTTTTATAAAATAGAAAATCACTCTGACCCATTTTATTTTTTTACAGTGACCTTAAGTGAAAGTGATGAGCCTAATCAGGTTAATTTGCAAGCAACTAGTCTGCTCGGAGCTTGTTTCACCTAGGGCTGTCTGCTAGTATCCCAGCGTTTTGGGATTCAATTCGGCTTAC
The sequence above is drawn from the Rheinheimera salexigens genome and encodes:
- the rfbA gene encoding glucose-1-phosphate thymidylyltransferase RfbA, encoding MKKSQNIKGIVLAGGTGSRLYPSTLGVSKQLLPVYDKPMIYYPISVLMLAGIRDILIITTEQDQASFHRLLGDGSRLGVNFSYCIQNAPDGLAQAFILAEDFLANSHVCLVLGDNIFFGHGLADLLHKAITNVIEHNSATVFGYRVSNPSRYGVAAFNSQGKVVSIEEKPQQPKSRFAVTGLYFYPNDVIAKAKLVLPSARGELEITTVNQMFLAEQRLDVEIMGRGFAWLDTGTHESLLEASAYIETIEKRQGLKVACLEEIAFEMGYINKEQLLELAKPLANNQYGEYLVYIANGDE
- the rfbC gene encoding dTDP-4-dehydrorhamnose 3,5-epimerase, whose translation is MLSQSLQLPEVLLLTPKVHSDERGYFFECFRQQQLQQLLERDIQFVQENQSRSSFGVLRGLHYQRQPQAQAKLVRVVEGEVLDVVVDIRHGSPRFGQTVQTVLSAENNHQLFIPHGFAHGFLVLSPQATVVYKVDNYYSAQHDAGLAYNDANLAINWPLSAKQLVISTKDQQQPKLSQLQSEFNWK
- the rfbD gene encoding dTDP-4-dehydrorhamnose reductase encodes the protein MKHLLITGAMGQLGQSFTAIAKQWPQFQFTFADKKLADITNQLQMAALLRQLKPYAVINCAAFTNVDLAEQQPELAYAVNATAVEQLAQLCRETNTLLVHFSTDYVFSGRQLDAGENQTPYTEQDLAEPLNVYGASKLAGEQAMLNIAPAGLILRSSWLYSAFGHNFARIIYNKIQQGLPLRVVADQIGSPTYAPELAALCLKLLSADHFATTQLLHCAGQGEASWYQVAQEIQKYTKQQTTLTAISSNQWQSAATRPSYSALSSQQLQKQFGLSLPAWQQSLVTCLNKMGQSD
- the rfbB gene encoding dTDP-glucose 4,6-dehydratase: MNILITGGAGFIGTALVEYLLANTPHQLLVLDKLTYAANLTALEQHKQNARLQFVQGDICDASLLQTLFADFQPDAIMHLAAESHVDRSLSGPAEFMQTNIIGSYNLLEASRHYWQQLIPARQAQFRFLQVSTDEVFGDLGNSGVHLNKKLFTENHAYAPSSPYSASKASADHLVQAWHRSYGLPTLISYCSNNYGPWQHAEKLIPKAINHLLQGKPVPLYGDGLQIRDWLYVDDHVAALYLILTQGKVGQSYAIGGNSQVNNLALVQRIADIIDSFAEQGLCQQFQQPRRELIEFVTDRPGHDQCYGIDNTKISQQLNWQPQYSLQQGLEKTLTLSFK